GGTTATGGAACCCTTTTCGAATAGATGTATCATCGATTCGGTAAACATCTCCGTATGGATGCCGAGGTCGTGTTTGTCTTCCATCAATCTGGCTACTGCATTCGGAATCCCTCCGATTCCTATCTGAAGGGTGGAGCCATCGTCAACCAATGAGGAAATATGACCTGCGATTTCCATCTCGGTCTCTGAAGGCTCACTATCGGGAAGTTCAGGTATATCGAAGTTGTTCTCGATAACGTAATCGACCTCGCTTATGTGAACGTGAGTGTCTCCATGGGTCTTCGGAGCCTTTTCGTTGACTTCCATGATGACCATCTTCGCCCTTTCAACCATGTCGCGTTCGTAGACTGTGGAAAGTGAAACGGTCATGTAACCGTTTTTATCCATCGGAGAGGCAACTCCCCAGAAAATATCCGGTCTGTTGGCCATTATCCTTTCCATCCCCGCGTTATGAAGGTTGTTAGGGATATAGGTTACCGTTCTCAATCCGCTGCTTACTGCCTTTCTGGCGCCGACCGAATGGAACCATGATTCATTCAGGAATCTACCTTCGTACTCTTTGTGTGTGAAAAAGGGGTACTCACCTATGTTCAGGCAGGTCGCTACGGCGACGTTCTCCACATTTTCCACCCTGTGAAGGTTTTGCAGCAGTCCCTGAGCTTCCATTGCGGCCATACTTGTGACGATTTTTGTATTTGATTTCACGTTCTTCAGAGCTTCATCTATACTGATTCTCTTCTTTCTGTATTCTTCAACCCAGTTCAACTAACAACACCTCCGTAGCCCTTCGTCATGAGCGCTGCTATTTCTTTGAGGTATCCATCCCAATCTTTTGGTCTGTTATCTACGAAGAGAAGATCCAGTCCCATGAAATGCCCGATTCCCATAAGAAAGACACCCAGATCTCTTGGATCGATGTTCCTTATCTCACCCTTCTCTCGCGATTCTTTTAGAGCACTTATATAGGAAGTGAGCAGTTTCTCGTAGTAGAATCTTCCCGTTTCTGGAAGTACGAATTCCGATTCTCTGACTATGTTGTAGAGTTCTTTGTGTGAATTCATGAATACAAGGAAGGCCTTGTATGATCTTATTTCTTTGTTTAACCTTCCCTTTATACTCTCAGAGGCCTGTCTCATGGTTCGGCGAAGTCTTCTGTTGGCCTGGAGAACCAGCTCTTCAAGGAGCTTTTCTTTGCTTTCGAAATACAGATAAAAGGTCCCCTGGCCGTATCCGGCATGGCTGGTAATATCGTAGATCGACGTCTCGAAATACCCCTTCTCCCCGATCAATTTTTCGGCCGATTGCAAAAGTGCATCCTTGGCCTTGATATCGCCCGAGAAATCGATATTTCCGAGGTCGAGATCCAGAGAGCTCAGTTCGAAATCCGATGGGGAAGCG
This portion of the Mesotoga infera genome encodes:
- a CDS encoding acetyl-CoA hydrolase/transferase family protein, producing the protein MNWVEEYRKKRISIDEALKNVKSNTKIVTSMAAMEAQGLLQNLHRVENVENVAVATCLNIGEYPFFTHKEYEGRFLNESWFHSVGARKAVSSGLRTVTYIPNNLHNAGMERIMANRPDIFWGVASPMDKNGYMTVSLSTVYERDMVERAKMVIMEVNEKAPKTHGDTHVHISEVDYVIENNFDIPELPDSEPSETEMEIAGHISSLVDDGSTLQIGIGGIPNAVARLMEDKHDLGIHTEMFTESMIHLFEKGSITNRRKTLWPGKFIATFALGTREMYSFIEDNPGVLLLRGSYVNDPYVVAQNDNMVSINTAITLDLTGQVCSEAIGTRHYSGTGGQLDTHRGASMARGGKGIIALRSTAKNGTVSTIVPLLPLGSPVTVPRQDIDYVVTEFGVAHLKGLNVFQRVEALLNISHPDFRAELRKQASDIGLI
- a CDS encoding TetR/AcrR family transcriptional regulator, with protein sequence MRISRSERTKLQIKQAAEELFSRLGFELTSVANICRTCGLSNGAFYRHYSGKEQVFKEIVNDIKTDFESALSTINGKREDERLFNFFRSVFDTLWNSKKKFMAFHEAEYRFPEVESSVNSTYQEALIKALKIEGSTISLPKKWFLVGSSRFTAIYWIIFNGVRVPDSTIESLVDFSMNGFIASPSDFELSSLDLDLGNIDFSGDIKAKDALLQSAEKLIGEKGYFETSIYDITSHAGYGQGTFYLYFESKEKLLEELVLQANRRLRRTMRQASESIKGRLNKEIRSYKAFLVFMNSHKELYNIVRESEFVLPETGRFYYEKLLTSYISALKESREKGEIRNIDPRDLGVFLMGIGHFMGLDLLFVDNRPKDWDGYLKEIAALMTKGYGGVVS